A portion of the Bacteroides faecium genome contains these proteins:
- a CDS encoding alpha/beta hydrolase family protein codes for MTGEDKMNRIFVHIGIIAGLLLGGSLSVEAQKRPLDIEACTSWKRIDAPDISPTGRWVTYRISLMEYNPDSKEEKPLHLFDSRTRKEILLNGNIERLEFYNNDEGAFYRQADSAGVMKTFLLSLPSGVKAEWKHKEAFRPVEGTPYSISVTNVPKDTVNHVPAFNRLVVRHLKTEVAFHIDSIGYHTLYDGGRSILFIRKKSDGNELCYGPLAGPYKTLYQSSVKSEPSSYSFNEKEMTGEFSVNDSLWYAFSLKKPGCNLLFDRKEIVLPDGMAVGRVDLSKSHNFLMLELRDSQQVSRRKEEPEKKPDKSFELELWTWNEMEVPTLQRGGRYRQDKSVTYIYDISSKKLTEIAPSTVDLLLPSGAENLDYVLYTDESPYKMQREWLDRLPFDVYSVNVHTGAKQLIGRSYRTAPKWSVNSKWAVMYDPIAQVWNKFAGATGKVVNISDAIGYPMFVESYDKPAPAPAYGIAGWTADGNNVFLYDAYDWWKVDLTGERQPECLTKGYGRKHGKSIRKMTSNIDKDVFQKDETVMVSLWDKDTMDEGVYQLDMKGRLKKLMEGNYVYAIHRFSDNHKYCVWNRQNISEFRDLWWSKADFSNPVRVTNANPQQADYKWGTVKLVKWTNYQNKENKGLLYLPEDYDSQKEYPVLVQFYETHSGELNIYHAPLLSSALGDPVYFASNGYIVFMPDVHFTVGTPGQSCYDAVVSGTKYLIEQGIAHPGKIGLQGHSWSGYQTSYLVTKTDIFTCANIAAPITDMVTGYLGIRNGSGLPRYFMYEETQSRMGKTLWEAKDKYLASSAILEADKIHTPLLILHNDQDEAVAYEQGRALYLAMRRLQRPAWLLNYKGEGHFVMGRGAQKDWTIRMMQFFDYYLKGTKEPRWMKEGIHLRERGIDQKYDLLEK; via the coding sequence ATGACAGGAGAAGATAAGATGAACCGGATATTTGTACATATAGGGATTATAGCGGGCTTGTTGCTGGGTGGAAGCCTGTCTGTTGAAGCTCAAAAGAGGCCGTTGGATATAGAAGCGTGTACATCTTGGAAACGTATTGATGCGCCGGATATTTCACCGACAGGCAGGTGGGTGACTTACCGTATATCGTTGATGGAATATAATCCGGATAGCAAGGAAGAAAAACCTCTGCATTTATTCGATTCCCGTACACGGAAGGAAATATTGCTGAATGGTAATATAGAGCGTCTGGAGTTTTATAATAACGATGAGGGAGCTTTTTATCGGCAGGCGGACTCAGCGGGAGTAATGAAGACGTTCTTGTTGTCATTGCCTTCGGGAGTAAAGGCCGAATGGAAACATAAAGAGGCTTTTCGCCCTGTAGAAGGGACTCCTTACTCAATCTCTGTAACTAACGTGCCGAAAGATACGGTGAATCATGTCCCGGCTTTTAACAGGCTGGTGGTACGTCATTTAAAGACAGAAGTTGCTTTTCATATTGACAGTATCGGCTATCATACATTGTATGACGGAGGACGTTCTATTCTTTTCATTCGTAAAAAATCAGACGGGAACGAGCTATGTTATGGTCCTTTAGCCGGTCCATATAAGACTCTTTATCAGAGTTCTGTAAAGAGTGAACCCTCTTCTTATAGTTTTAATGAAAAAGAGATGACCGGGGAGTTTAGCGTAAACGATTCTTTGTGGTATGCTTTCTCATTAAAGAAGCCGGGTTGTAACTTGCTTTTTGACCGGAAAGAGATTGTTTTGCCTGATGGCATGGCTGTCGGACGCGTTGACTTGTCTAAAAGCCATAATTTTCTGATGCTTGAGCTTCGGGACTCACAGCAGGTTTCCCGTAGAAAGGAAGAACCGGAGAAGAAACCGGACAAGAGCTTTGAATTGGAGTTGTGGACATGGAACGAAATGGAAGTTCCGACTTTACAAAGGGGCGGACGTTATAGGCAGGATAAGTCGGTGACGTATATTTATGATATTTCTTCTAAGAAGCTGACTGAAATTGCTCCATCTACCGTAGATTTACTCTTACCATCGGGAGCAGAGAATTTGGACTATGTGCTTTACACGGACGAATCTCCTTATAAGATGCAGCGTGAGTGGTTGGATCGGTTGCCGTTCGATGTATATTCGGTGAATGTGCATACGGGTGCAAAACAGTTGATCGGACGCAGTTATCGTACAGCCCCGAAATGGTCGGTGAATAGCAAGTGGGCGGTAATGTATGATCCGATAGCCCAAGTCTGGAATAAGTTTGCTGGAGCTACCGGTAAGGTTGTGAATATATCCGATGCTATCGGATATCCGATGTTCGTGGAAAGTTATGATAAACCGGCTCCTGCTCCCGCTTATGGAATAGCAGGGTGGACGGCTGACGGGAATAATGTGTTTCTTTACGATGCATATGACTGGTGGAAGGTTGATTTGACAGGAGAACGTCAGCCGGAGTGTCTGACTAAAGGGTATGGCCGTAAACATGGCAAATCTATTCGTAAAATGACGAGCAATATAGATAAGGATGTTTTTCAGAAAGACGAAACAGTTATGGTTAGCCTTTGGGATAAAGATACGATGGATGAGGGTGTCTATCAGCTTGACATGAAAGGACGTCTGAAGAAGCTGATGGAAGGGAATTATGTATATGCCATACACCGTTTCTCTGACAATCATAAGTATTGTGTTTGGAATCGTCAGAATATATCGGAATTTCGGGATTTGTGGTGGAGCAAGGCTGACTTTTCAAATCCGGTCAGAGTAACGAATGCCAACCCTCAACAAGCGGATTATAAATGGGGTACAGTCAAACTGGTGAAGTGGACTAATTACCAGAATAAGGAAAATAAGGGATTGCTTTACTTGCCTGAAGATTATGACTCCCAAAAAGAATATCCGGTGCTGGTGCAGTTTTATGAAACCCATTCCGGTGAGTTGAATATTTATCATGCACCCTTACTGAGCAGTGCGTTAGGAGATCCTGTATATTTTGCCAGCAATGGTTATATTGTGTTTATGCCGGACGTGCATTTCACGGTTGGGACTCCCGGCCAGAGTTGTTATGATGCTGTGGTTAGCGGAACAAAGTATCTGATAGAGCAGGGGATAGCGCATCCCGGGAAAATTGGTTTGCAGGGGCATAGCTGGTCTGGTTATCAAACATCATATTTGGTGACAAAGACTGATATTTTCACCTGTGCTAATATTGCGGCTCCCATCACCGATATGGTTACCGGCTATTTGGGAATCCGTAACGGAAGTGGATTGCCACGGTATTTTATGTACGAAGAGACACAGAGCCGGATGGGAAAGACTTTATGGGAAGCGAAAGATAAGTATTTGGCTAGTTCTGCAATCCTGGAAGCTGACAAGATACATACGCCTTTGTTGATATTACATAATGATCAGGATGAGGCCGTAGCGTATGAACAGGGACGTGCCTTGTATTTAGCAATGCGTCGTTTGCAGCGCCCGGCATGGTTGTTGAATTACAAAGGTGAAGGACATTTTGTGATGGGTAGAGGTGCTCAGAAAGACTGGACTATCCGGATGATGCAGTTCTTCGATTATTACCTGAAAGGAACCAAAGAGCCGCGTTGGATGAAAGAGGGCATTCATCTGAGAGAACGTGGCATTGACCAGAAATATGATTTACTAGAAAAATAA